The DNA segment TCATGCTTAAAAATTGCTAACGATTCCCGAGGTTTTCCACAAGCATCACCGCATGTTCAGACCGCCGGAAAGCCCTGTTTCCCGTCATTTTTCTTGACGCATGCAGCCCCGCGATGTCTCTTTATGCCATGAGCGAGCAAAATACCCCGATTCGATCCATTTGTGTCTATTGCGGCTCCCAGCCGGGGCGCGATCCGTCCTTCATGGAAGCCGGCCGGATTCTTGGCAAATCCATCGCCGAAAATCATCTTCGCCTCGTCTATGGCGGCGGCACGAAAGGCATCATGGGCGCCGTCGCCAGCGGCGTTCTCTCGCATGGCGGCCGTGTTACCGGCATTATACCAGAATTCCTGATGGATATGGAGGCCACCCGTCATTCGCTGGGACAGCTCAGCGAACTGATCGTCACACCCGACATGCATGAGCGCAAGCACAAGATGTTCGAGCGCTCCGATGCCTTCGTCACCCTGCCGGGCGGCATCGGCACGCTGGAGGAAATCGTCGAGGTGATGACCTGGGCGCAGCTCGGCCGCCACCGCAAGCCGATCGTGCTCGTCAACATCAACGGCTTCTGGGATCCGTTGATGAAGCTCATCCACCACATGGCCGATAGCGGCTTCATCCACACCGCCCATCTCGTCCAGCCGCTGGTGATCGATCAAGCCGAGGAAGTCGTGCCGGCACTTTTGGCCCATTGGGCAAGCCAGGTCGACCGCGACGGCGACGACGGGATCATCGCCAAGCTGTGATGCATTCGGCCCGGACGGCATATGGTATGCTCTTCGGGCCGGTTTCTGCAGAGTTGATCGCTTGGACACAGCGTTGTATTCTACCGGCGATAGTGAGCCGGGACCATCATTCCATGAGCGACAAGAACGTCATTTCCGAGGACCTCAGCCGCCGCATCGACAAGCTGGCAGCCCGCTCTGCCCTGACGCGTCAGCAGATCATCGAGGATGCCCTGTCGCATGGCCGCTCTCTTGCCTGGCAGGAAAAGTGGATCGAGGGCGTGCAGGACGGCATCGAGGATGCTGACCGCGGTAACTTTGCCAGCGCCGAAGACATCGCCGCCGTTCTCAACAGATACAACGCCACGTAAACGGCGGTGCGGATCGCACGCACAAGCAGCGCGATCCGTGGTTCGCTACTCGGCCGGATTTGGCACGCTTGCCCGGCGGGCGCGGCTTTCCATGATCATCGATGTCGAATAGACGGCCAGCGCCGCCCAGATCAGGATGAAGGCGATCAGCTTCGATGTGCCGAAGGGCTCGTGGAAGACGAAGACGGCGATGATGAAGATCATGGTCGGGGCGATATACTGCATGATGCCGATGGTGGAGAGCCTCAGCAGCTTGGCGCCGTTGGCATAGATCATCAGCGGCACCGCCGTCACGACGCCGCAGGCCAGAAGCCAGCCGACATCGGCCCAGCCGGTATCGGTGAAATGTCCCTGACCGGTGAATTCCAGATAGGCGATATAGCAAAGAGCGGGGATGCTGAGCAGCAGCACTTCCAGAAAGAAACCCTGGTTGGGGCCGACGGGCAGCGTCTTGCGGAAGAAGGCATACAAGCCCCAGGATAGCGCCAAACTGAGGGAAACCCACGGCAGGCCGCCCGCGTCAAACGCAAGGACGACGACGGCGATGGCGGCGAGAACGATGGCGACGATCTGCGCCGGATTGAGCTTTTCCTTCAACAGGACAGCGCCGAGGAAAATCGAGAATAGCGGATTGATGTAATAGCCAAGGGCCGTTTCCAGCGCCCGCCCCGCCCCGATCGCCCAGACATAGATGCCCCAGTTGATGGTGACCAGGATCGCCGTCAGCATCGCCATCTTCAGCATGCGCGGGGTGCGCAGCGCCACCCTGATATCATCGGTGCGGCCAAGCAGGATAAGCACGGCGCCGGCCAGCGGCACGGACCAGACGATCCGGTGGGCGACGACCTCGGATGCCGGAATATGCGCGACGGCCTTCATGAAGAACGGCAGGACGCCCCAGAGCAGATAGGCAGTCAGCGCGAAGGCAAAGCCGCGCGGGGAATCGCCGTTGTGCACCGCTGGTGTTTGTTTCGCGTCAGACATGGCGTTTCATCCCGTTACGGCCGCCCAATGGCAGCTCTCAGTCGTTGTGGCCGTCGTACTCCAAAGACCATTGATCAACCAATTCATTTCCGTGAACCTTAATACAGCAAAGCTGACAAAGCGTTGTCAGGAGATCGTGACGGAACCTTGCGGGATACGCCAGATTTTACGGGGTGCATTCCACGGTGTGGCGCTCTACGGTCCCGCAGGCACTACCCGGTCAGACGAAGGAACTTCAAAGATGTCATCCATCCCTGCGCTCCACCCGATCACACGCCGCTCGCTTCTCAGCGGTGCCGCAGCCACCTCCGCCCTCATCCTGCTGCACCCCTTTGCTGCGCGCGCGGCCGCCAATCAGGCGCATCTGCGCATCATGGAAACCACCGACATCCACGTCCATGTCTTTCCCTACGACTATTACGGCGACAAGCCGAACGACACGCTGGGCCTGGCCCGCACCGCCTCGATCATCGACGCGATCCGCGCCGAGGCCGGCAATTCCTTCCTCGTCGATAATGGCGACTTCCTGCAGGGCAACCCGATGGGCGATTACATGGCCTATCAGCATGGCATGAAGGAAGGCGATCTCCATCCGGTCATCAAGGCGATGAACGTGCTTGGCTACGAGGCGGGAACGCTGGGCAATCACGAGTTCAACTATGGCCTCGACTATATGTTCAAGGTTCTGGGCGGGGCCAATTTCCCGTATGTCTGCGCCAACCTGACGAAGGGCCAGCTTGCCGCCAATCCGAAGGACGACGACCTGTTCTTCAAGCCCTACACGATCGTCGAAAAAACCATTACCGATGGCGCGGGCGCCGCAAGCGAGCTGAAGATCGGCATTATCGGCTTCGTACCGCCGCAGATCATGCTGTGGGATATCAAGAATCTCGAAGGCAAGGCGCAGACCCGCGATATCGTCGAGGCCGCCAGGGCCTGGGTGCCCGTCATGAAGGAGCAAGGCGCCGACCTCATCATCGCGCTTTCGCATTCCGGCATCGACGGTTCGGGCCAGACCGACCGGATGGAGAATGCCTCGCTCTATCTGGCCGGCGTCGAGGGTATCGATGCGGTCTTTACCGGCCACCAGCACCTCGTCTTTCCAGGACCGAAAAGCTTTGACGGCATCGAAGGGGTCGATCCCGTCAAGGGCACGCTGCTTGGCAAACCGGCCGTCATGGCCGGCTTCTGGGGTTCGCATCTCGGCCTCATCGACCTGCTTTTGGAACGGGACGGAAACCGCTGGAGGATCGCCGATTTCACCACCGAGGCGCGGCCGATCTATCACCGCGAGGACAAGAAGGTCGTTGCCGACGTGCCCGACCGCGCCGACATCCTCGCGGCCGCGAGCGCCGAGCATGAGGCAACATTGGCCTATGTCCGCACGCCCGTCGGCAAGACCACGGCCCCGCTCTATTCCTATTTCGCGCTGGTGGCCGACGATCCCTCCGTGCAGATCGTCTCCAATGCCCAGACCTGGTACATCAAGGACATGCTGAAAGACACGGACTACAAGGACCTGCCGGTGCTTTCGGCAGCGGCCCCCTTCAAGGCCGGCGGACGCGGCGGCGCCGATTATTATACCGATGTGCCCGCCGGCGATATCGCCATCAAGAACGTTGCCGATCTCTACCTCTACCCCAATACCGTGCAGGCCGTGGTCATTACCGGGGCGCAGGTGAAGAACTGGCTGGAAATGTCGGCCGGCATGTTCAACACCGTCGCCCCCGGCGAAAAGGACGTGGCGCTCCTCAATACCAGTTTCCCCTCCTACAATTTCGATATCATCGACGGCGTCACCTACCAGATCGACCTGTCGCAACCGCCCAAATATGACGGTGACGGCAAGGCCGTGAACCCGGATTCAAAGCGGATCCGGAACCTCGCGTTCGAGGGAAAGCCGATCGACCCGGCACAGAAATTCGTTGTCGCCTCCAACAACTATCGCGCCGGCGGTGGCGGCAAATTCCCGGAGATCGCCGCCGACAAGGTGGTGTTTGCCGCCCCCGACACCAACCGCGACGTGATCGTCCGCTACATCATCGCCGAGGGCACGATCAACCCGTCAGCCGACGGCAACTGGAGCTTTGCGCCGGTAAAGGGCGCTACGGCAGTGTTCGAGAGTGGTCCGAAGGCGCGCGGCCTGATCGGGGATGTGAAGGGCGCAAAGATCGAGGATGCGGGCGACGGGGCCGATGGGTTTGCGAAATTTCGGTTGGTGTTGTGAGGTGAGGTTCTTGCTCAGGGTCGACTTCGCTTTTCTTGAGAAGAGCGCTGCGTAGGATTAAATCGTGCGTTATGATAGGCTGCAGAAAATGCGGAGATGATCCATGCGAACAACACAATCTCTCAGTATCACCCTGCCGCTCGAAATGGCCAAAATGGTGAAAGACAAGGTCGCGTCCGGTGAATATGCCACCGAGAGCGAGGTCATTCGAGACGGCCTTCGAAGTTTGGCAGCCAGAGATGCCGCGATCGAGAAATGGCTGCGTGAAAACGTTGTACCGATCGCACAACAGATAAAGAGCGATCCTGGCAGCGCCTTATCGCCGCAAGACGCCTGGAAGCGATTACAGGCACATATGGATTCCCCCAGAAAGGGAACCCGTTTGCCGTGAACTATGCGGTCTCCTTCGCCCCGACTGCGACAGCTGATCTCGAAGACGTCTTCGATTACATTGCAGGGAATTCAGGCGAGCGAATTGCGCGCAACTACGTGGCTGAGATCTACGGGTATTGCCTCGGCCTCGACACTTTTCCGCATCGTGGCACGGGCCGGGACGATCTTTTGCCCGGCCTTCGTCTCGTCGGTTTCAAACATCAAGCAACGATTGCTTTTCTCATCGAAGATACAAATGTGTTCATCATCCGCGTCTTTTACGGAGGGCGCGACATTCGATTCTCAGACGAATAAAAACGCTCCCTACTCCGCCGCCGCCAGTCCCGCCTGATCGCGGTTCTTCAACAGCTTGAACACGATCGAATCCATCAGCGCCTGGAAAGACGCGTCGATAATGTTGTCGGAGACGCCTACCGTCCACCAGCGGGCGCCGGTCCCATCGACGGATTCGATGAGGACGCGGGTGATGGCCTCGGTGCCGCCGTTGAGGATACGAACCTTGTAGTCCACCAGTTCGAGATCCTCGATCTCCGACTGGTATTTGCCGAGATCCTTGCGCAGCGCAAGATCCAGTGCGTTGACGGGGCCGTGGCCCTCGGCGACCGACATGGTAGCCTCACCATCGACCGAGACCTTGACCACCGCTTCCGAAACGGTCTTCAGGTTGCCATTGGCATCGAAGCGGCGTTCGACCATGACGCGAAAGCTTTCGACATGGAAGAAATCCGGCACCGAACCGAGGATTCGCTGGGCAAGGATGGCAAAGCTCGCGTCGGCGCCTTCATAGGCATAGCCGGTGGCCTCGTTTTCCTTGACGATGGAAATCAGCCGGTCGAGCTTCGGGTCGTCCTTGGAGACGGTGATGCCGCGGCGTTTCAGAGCGTTGATGAAATTGGCCTTGCCGCCCTGGTCGGACACCATGACCTTGCGCAGGTTGCCGACGCTTTCGGGCGTCACATGCTCATAGGTGCGCGGGTCTTTCAACAAAGCAGACGCATGGATGCCGGCCTTGGTGGCAAAGGCAGACGCGCCGACATAGGGCATCTGGTGGTCCGGCGAGCGGTTGAGGAGCTCGTCGAAGGAATGCGACAGTTGGGTCAGTTCCTGCAGCCGGTCGGCATCGATCGCCGTTTCGAAACGGCTGGTATAGGCTTCCTTCAGCGCCAGCGTCGGGATCAGCGTCACCAGATTGGCATTGCCGCAACGCTCGCCGATGCCGTTCAGCGTACCCTGGATCTGGCGCACGCCTGCCTCGACGGCGGCCAGCGAATTGGCGACCGCCTGGCCCGTGTCGTTATGCGCATGGATGCCGAGATGGGCGCCGGGCACGCCATGGGCAATGACGGCCGTGACGATCTCGCGGATTTCCGGCGGCTGGGTGCCGCCATTGGTATCGCACAGCACGATCCAGCGGGCGCCGGCATCGTAGGCGGTTTTGGCGCAGGCCAGCGCATAGGACGGATTGGCCTTGTAGCCGTCGAAGAAATGCTCGCAGTCGATCATCGCTTCCTTGCCGGAGGCAATGACAGCCTCGACCGAGGACTGGATCGATTCGAGATTTTCGTCGTTGGTGCAGCCAAGTGCGACGCGGACGTGATAGTCCCAGCTCTTGGCGACAAGACAGATCGCGTCGCTCTGCGCCTGCAAAAGGCTGGTCAGCCCCGGATCGTTGGAGGCGGACACGCCGGCGCGCTTGGTCATGCCGAAGGCGACGAAACGCGCGTTCTTCGTGCGCTTTTTGCTGAAGAATTCGGTATCGGTCGGATTGGCACCGGGATAGCCGCCTTCAACATAATCCATGCCAAAATCATCCAGCATCGCTGCAATCGCGATCTTGTCCTCGACGGAAAAATCAATGCCCGGCGTCTGCTGGCCATCGCGCAGCGTGGTGTCGAAGAGGTGGATGCGGTCGCGGGTCATCGATGTTCCCTCCAAAGGAACGGAATATTCTTTTGAAAAGGCCCCTCACCCTAGCCCTCTCCCCGCATGCGGGGAGAGGGGATGACAGAGGATGCCGCTTGTCCCTTCTCCCCGTTTACGGGGAGAAGGTGCCCGGCAGGGCGGATGAGGGGAAGGCCTTTAAACCTTCCCGGCAAACCGGTCCGTCGCCCGGATCAGCTGGTCGAGAATGCCGGGCTCGGAATAGGCATGCCCAGCGCCTTCGATCAGGTGGAATTCGGCTTCCGGCCAGGCCTTGTGCAGCGCCCAGGCATAGGTCGCCGGGCATGGCATGTCGTAGCGGCCGTGGATAATGACGCCGGGGATGCCGTGGAGCTTGTGCGCATCGCGCAACAGCTGCCCCTCGTCCAGCCAGCCGGCATTGACGAAATAGTGGTTTTCGATGCGGGCAAAGGCGTGGGCATAGTCTTCCTGCTCGAACGGCGTCGAGGTCGACGGCTCCGGCAGAAGCGTGATCGTCTCGCCCTCCCAGATGCTCCAGGCCTTGGCGGCGGCAAGACGGGTCGCGCGGTCATCGCTGGTCAGGCGCCGGTGATAGGCAAGCATCATTTCATGGCGTTCGTTTTCCGGGATCGGCGCCAGGAAGCGTTCCCATTTGTCGGGGAACATTTGCGAGACGCCGAACTGATAGTACCAGTCCAGCTCGGCCTTGGTCAGCGTATAGATGCCGCGCACGACAAGCTCGGACACGCGCTGCGGATGCTTCTGCGCATAGGCCAAAGCCAGCGTCGAGCCCCATGAGCCGCCGAAGACAAGCCATTGCTCGACACCGGCCATCTCGCGCAGCCGCTCGATATCATCGACCAGATGCCAGGTGGTGTTGGCGTCCAGTTCCGCATGCGGCGTCGACTTGCCGCAACCGCGCTGGTCGAACAGCGTGACGTCATAGAGCTTCGGATCGAACAGGCGGCGATGGCTGGGCGAGATCGTGCCGCCGGGGCCGCCATGCAGAAAAACGGCGGGCTTGGCCCCCGGTGTGCCGGACTTTTCCCAATAGACCATGTGGCCGTCGCCAACGTCGAGATGGCCGGAGGCATAGGCCTCGATTTCAGGATAGAGCGTGCGGAAAATTTCGGTCATGCTGTCTGCTTTCAGGGGAATTGCGGGCGTTTCAATCAGGCATCGGGAAATTGCGGCCAGACCTGCGTATCGTGGTCGGGATGCTGGAAGGAGATGATCTGCTCCTGCCGCATGTAAAAGTCGGGGTCCTCATGCACCGGCTGGTCAAAGATCGTCGTCACCCAGGCATTGCGGGCGGCGAAATTGACTTGGATCTGCGGCGCGAGATCGCTGCGGTCATCGAAGGCGCCGATGGCGATTTCCAGCCCGCCGGGATGTTTATAGGTCAAGGGCGTGCCGCAGGCAGCACAGAAGCCGCGGGCAATATTGATGGAAGACTGGAAATAGGTGGGCTCGCCGCGGGTCCATTCCGTCTCGCCCTTGACGGTGACGAGTGGGCTGAAAAAGCCGCCGAAGGCCTTCTGGCACATGCGGCAATGGCAGATCGAGGGGCGGCCGAGCGCACCATGGATCTTGAAGCGAACGGCGCCGCACTGGCAGCCCCCGGTTCTCGTCGTCTCTGTCATGTCAGTCCTCCGATGGCCAATGTTGCGTATCATAGTCGGGATGCTGGCGGTTGGATTCCAGAATGGCGATATGCCGCTCCGCGCTTGCCTCGCTGCCGTCATCCGTTTCTGTGCCCGGCAATCCCGGCAGATGCGAAAACCACGGCATGCGCGATTCGACGCCGGATTGGGTCAGTGGTCGCACATCATAGGGATCATCAAGCGAGCCCAGCACGATATTGATGAAATCGGCTTCCGGCATATCGTAAAACAGCGGTGTGCCGCACAGAAAACAGAAACCACGCCGCACCAGATGCGACGAGCGGAACCAGCCCGGCGCGCCACGGGTGATGGAGAAGCTGACGCGCGGCACATTGGCGAGTGGCATGAAATAGTTGCCGGATGCCTTCTGGCACATGCGGCAGTGACAGAGATGCGGATCTCCAAGCGTTCCCTGCGCCCGGTAACGCACCGCGCCGCACTGGCAGCCGCCGGTATAGATGCGGCCGATGCTCATTTTTGCTCTCCCGGCGGCCATGTTTCCGTATCGTGGTCGGGATGCTGATAGGAGACGAGATCGGCAAGGAACGATGTGGCATCCTGATCGGCCATAGTGTCTTCGCCCGGCAGTTGCGGGATGTGGTCGGCATAGGGCAGCTTGGCCTCGATGCCCCACTGAATCACGGGCACGATACCTTCCGGCCTGTCGAAGGCGGCGATGGTCAGCGCCACGCCATCCGGCGCTTCATAGGTGAGCGGCGTGCCGCAATCGCTGCAAAAGCCGCGTGACGCAGCATTGGAAGACTGAAAGCGTTTGGGTTCGCCGCGTGTCCAGGACAGCTTTGCCTGGCGCACGGAAACCAGCGGCAGATAGAAATTTCCCGCAGCCTTCTGGCACATGCGGCAATGGCAGACGGAAGCATCGCCAAGCTCACCCTCGACGCGGAAGCGCACGGCGCCGCATTGGCAGCCACCGGTATGGACGGGACCGGTCATGGATGCTCCTCCGCCGCCAGCCAGTTTTCAATCGTCAAACCCTCGACCCGCGAAAATTCACGGGTGTTGTTTGTGACGATGGTCAGACCAAGCGACAGTGCATGGGCGGCGATCAAGAGGTCGGCCAAGCCGATCGATTTGCCCTGACGTTCCAGAGCAGTGCGTATGACGCTGTAGCTCTGCGAGGCCGCGTCGTCATAAGGAAGGATGGCGATGCGGGATAAAGTATTCTCGACGAGATAGGATAGCCGGGGCGATCCCTTTTTCCTGATCCCGTAACGCATCTCGGAGGCAACGATGGCGCTCACGCAAAGCGCATCCTCACTGACCCGCTCCATATACTGGCTGGCAACGCCAAACGGATTGCGGATCGTATCCGAGAGAATGTTCGTATCGAGCATGTAAACCAGGCCGCTCACAGATCGAAATCCTTCGGCGGAGGGCTCTTTTCATCCAGATCAGGGAACTCCTCGTCCAGCGGCTCCTGCGCCCGAAGCCATTCCAGCAATCCGCTCTTCTTTTTCGGCTCGATGATCAAGCAGTCGCCTTCCTTGCGCATGATCGCCTCGTTTCCCGGCAGTTCGAATTCCACGGGAATGCGGACGGCCTGGTTACGGCCGTTGCGAAAGAGTTTGACCTCGCGTCCCTCATCCACATGGATCACAGTCATGACAGGCTCCTTCAGCATAGGCCTCAGCATATGCCTTGATTGTCAGCAACACAAGGTCAGCGCTTGACCTCCCACGCCGTGACCCGTTCTCCCGTCTGAGCATCCTTGCCGTCCTTGAGCTGGATGCCCTTGGCGGCGAGATCGTCGCGGATCTTGTCGGCTTCGGCGAAGTTCCTGGCCTTCAGCATTTCAAGCCGCATGGCCACCAGCGCGTCAACGGCCGATGCTACCGCGCCATCGACTTCCGTCTCCTGCGGCAAAACACCGAGCAGAGCCGCACTAGCGGCAAAAACCGGCAGCACGGAAGGGTCGGCATTGGCGGCGGAAGCCAGTGCATGCAGGGCCTGCACCGCTGCGACCGTGTTGATATCATCGGCCAGGGCGGCGAGCACGGACGCGTCCGGGGCGGCATCGCCGGGCTTTCCGGCAGGCCATTTGGCCAGCAGGCGCTCGGCCTCCTCCAGCCGCTTCATCGAAAAATCGATCGGTTCGCGGTAATGCGTCATCAGCATGGCCAGGCGCAGCACCGGGCCCGGCCATTTGCGGCCGCCAAAATTCTCGGTGTGCAGCAGGTCATGGATGGTGACGAAATTGCCGTCCGATTTCGACATCTTGCGGCCTTCGACCTGCACGAAGCCGTTGTGCATCCAGACATTGGCCATCACTTGGGTGCCATGGGCGCAACGCGACTGGGCGATCTCGTTTTCGTGGTGCGGGAAGATCAGGTCCAGCCCGCCGCCATGGATATCGAAGGTTTCGCCGAGATAGCGCTGGCTCATCGCCGAGCATTCGATATGCCAGCCCGGACGCCCCCTGCCCCACGGGCTTTCCCAGCCGGGCTCATTGTCGGACGAGAGTTTCCACAGCACGAAATCCTGCGGGTTCTTCTTGTGCGCATCGACGGCGATGCGGGCGCCGGCCTGCTGTTCTTCGAGATTGCGCTTCGACAATTGCCCATAGTCCGCCATGGAGCGGGTATCGAACAGCACGTCTTCACCCGCCGCATAGGCGTGGCCCTTGGCAATCAGCGCCTCGATGATCTCGATCATCTGAGCAATATTGTCGGTGGCGCGCGGCTGTACGTCCGGCTCCAGCGTGCCGAGTGCCTTGGCATCGTCCAGAAACTGCGTTTCGGTCTTTTCGGTTACAGCGCGGATGGCGTCGTTCAGCGGCAGGTTGGGGAAATCCCGCAGCGCCCGCGCATTGATCTTGTCATCGACGTCGGTGATGTTGCGGGCATAGGTCACATGGCTTGCGCCATAGACATGGCGCAGCAGCCGGTAGAGCACATCAAAGACGATGACCGGGCGGGCATTGCCGATATGGGCGAAGTCATAGACCGTCGGGCCGCAGACATACATGCGGACATTGCCGGGATCGATCGGCGCAAAGACCGCCTTCTCCCGCGTCAGCGTGTTGTACAATTTCAATTCCGGCAGTTCGTCCATTCCAATCTCCCCTTCCGCATAAGACCGAATCACGCAGGCGCCCGGCTGGACCATCGCGTTGTCATCTTGATTTTTGGGAGACGAAAACGGCCAGGCCAGCGTTGGGGCTAGCGAATAATAATCCGGCAGATAATGCAGATAACCGTTTTCATGGGGTGCTTTATCGCGCTTCGATCGGTTCCGGTCAAGAGGTCAGCCGCGCTCCAGCATCTTATAGTCTGATAGTGGATAGTTCGTCATCGTTTTGTCATGATTGAGCTTATCTGGAGACGCCGGATGTCCGGGGATACAGGGCTTTGAGCACTTGCACATTAATGCCTGTTTCCTGGGGCACAATAAGGAACGCCGTTCTGGTGCAAACCATTTGGAACGAAGCGTAACCGCTTAGGGAAAGCATCTGAGGAGAATTTGAAATGCCTGCTACAAAAACCGAAGGGAACAGTCCGCGAGCGGCGGCCAATCTCGTCGAGCAATACCGTCCGCTCGGCCTGAAGGCCGTGCTTGCCGCCGCGCTGCAGATCAAGCCGAAGCCGGTGAAAAAGCCAGCCTGATCGCTTGCAAGCCTGATCGCTCAAAAGAGCGACAGCTGCGGATCTGAAGGCGGGTCTTTCGGCTTTGCGGCGGACGGCTTTGCTTGGGGCCGTTCAGCCACATGCACCGGCGTCTGAAGATCAGCGCCGGTATTAGCCACTTTGTTGACCCGGTCCGACACGGGGATGACGTCGAAATAATCGTCATCGGCCGGAGACAGCAAATCAGCGACATCGCGCGGTTCCTGCGTCCTGCAATCAAGCCAGCGGGCAAAGTCCTCCGGCTTGATCACCACCGGCATGCGGTCGTGCACATCGCCAATTCTCGCATTGGCATGTGTCGTCAGGATGGCGCCGGTATCGACTTCAGATCCGTCCGGCGAAGACCAGGTCTCCATCAGCCCGGCAAAGGCGACGATGCCGCCGTGTCTCGGTTTGATCCAATAGGCCTGCGACGCCTCTTTGCTGTCCTTCGAATGCCGGTGCCACTCATAGAAACCCGAGGCCGGGATCAACACCCGCCGGTGACGCATGGCCGCCTTGAACGAGGCCTTTTCAGCCGCCGTTTCAGCGCGCGCATTGATCAGAAGCGGAAAATCACGCGGATCCTTGACCCAGGACGGCGTCAGCCCCCAGCGCACCAGAAGCGCACGGCGATCCGGCAAATTACTGCCCGGCCTTTGGCGCTCGCCGGACATGACGACAAGGATCGGCTGCGTCGGCGCAATATTGTAGCGCGCCGGGAATTCCTCTTTTTCAAGAATCGCAAACCGTTCCCCGACCTGTTCCGGTGCCGCCGTCAGCGCAAATCGACCGCACATCTCAGGCCCCCATCCCGGCTAAAAGGCTTTTACCGGCAATTTCCACATCAGGAATTGTTTTTACGGCGCTTGCCGCATTGACAAGCACGAGCCGTTCCTGTCGCGATAGCTGATGAAGGTCACCACCCTCAAAATAGGTCATCGCCTTCAAGCTTTCAC comes from the Pararhizobium qamdonense genome and includes:
- a CDS encoding GFA family protein: MTGPVHTGGCQCGAVRFRVEGELGDASVCHCRMCQKAAGNFYLPLVSVRQAKLSWTRGEPKRFQSSNAASRGFCSDCGTPLTYEAPDGVALTIAAFDRPEGIVPVIQWGIEAKLPYADHIPQLPGEDTMADQDATSFLADLVSYQHPDHDTETWPPGEQK
- a CDS encoding type II toxin-antitoxin system VapC family toxin, with the protein product MLDTNILSDTIRNPFGVASQYMERVSEDALCVSAIVASEMRYGIRKKGSPRLSYLVENTLSRIAILPYDDAASQSYSVIRTALERQGKSIGLADLLIAAHALSLGLTIVTNNTREFSRVEGLTIENWLAAEEHP
- a CDS encoding antitoxin — translated: MTVIHVDEGREVKLFRNGRNQAVRIPVEFELPGNEAIMRKEGDCLIIEPKKKSGLLEWLRAQEPLDEEFPDLDEKSPPPKDFDL
- the cysS gene encoding cysteine--tRNA ligase; amino-acid sequence: MDELPELKLYNTLTREKAVFAPIDPGNVRMYVCGPTVYDFAHIGNARPVIVFDVLYRLLRHVYGASHVTYARNITDVDDKINARALRDFPNLPLNDAIRAVTEKTETQFLDDAKALGTLEPDVQPRATDNIAQMIEIIEALIAKGHAYAAGEDVLFDTRSMADYGQLSKRNLEEQQAGARIAVDAHKKNPQDFVLWKLSSDNEPGWESPWGRGRPGWHIECSAMSQRYLGETFDIHGGGLDLIFPHHENEIAQSRCAHGTQVMANVWMHNGFVQVEGRKMSKSDGNFVTIHDLLHTENFGGRKWPGPVLRLAMLMTHYREPIDFSMKRLEEAERLLAKWPAGKPGDAAPDASVLAALADDINTVAAVQALHALASAANADPSVLPVFAASAALLGVLPQETEVDGAVASAVDALVAMRLEMLKARNFAEADKIRDDLAAKGIQLKDGKDAQTGERVTAWEVKR
- a CDS encoding SOS response-associated peptidase produces the protein MCGRFALTAAPEQVGERFAILEKEEFPARYNIAPTQPILVVMSGERQRPGSNLPDRRALLVRWGLTPSWVKDPRDFPLLINARAETAAEKASFKAAMRHRRVLIPASGFYEWHRHSKDSKEASQAYWIKPRHGGIVAFAGLMETWSSPDGSEVDTGAILTTHANARIGDVHDRMPVVIKPEDFARWLDCRTQEPRDVADLLSPADDDYFDVIPVSDRVNKVANTGADLQTPVHVAERPQAKPSAAKPKDPPSDPQLSLF